A stretch of the Poseidonibacter parvus genome encodes the following:
- the purT gene encoding formate-dependent phosphoribosylglycinamide formyltransferase produces the protein MNFTAPLKSDSIKIMLLGSGELGKEVVIEAQRLGIETIAVDSYNNAPAQLVANKSYTINMKNKEEILDVIRREKPTYILPEVEAINIQALFTAEEEGFHVIPNADAVNKTMNRKNIREFAAVDLGVKTGGYEFVSTYEGLEKAAQKMGFPCVIKPVMSSSGHGQSVAKSANDLQESWEIAKEARGDASELIVEEFITFDYEITMLTVRNEKQTVFCEPIGHIQQDGDFIFSWQPMNMSEEAKKKAQDIAKTVTDGLGGRGIFGVEMFVKGNEVYFSEVSPRPHDTGMVTMITQSQSEFALHVRAVLGLPLDYIDYGAGASAAYKARNDTFNPQIDIFDQSFTKDSIIRVFGKPQSHIGRRMAVALTFDKDSSDKALQKAKEIIGNFDDK, from the coding sequence ATGAATTTTACAGCACCATTAAAATCTGACTCAATAAAAATAATGCTTTTAGGAAGTGGAGAACTTGGGAAAGAAGTAGTGATTGAAGCACAAAGATTAGGTATTGAGACAATTGCCGTTGATAGCTATAATAACGCACCTGCACAGTTAGTAGCAAATAAATCTTATACAATTAATATGAAAAATAAAGAAGAGATTTTAGATGTAATAAGAAGAGAAAAACCTACATATATTCTACCTGAAGTTGAAGCTATTAATATTCAAGCACTTTTTACAGCTGAAGAAGAAGGTTTTCATGTAATTCCAAATGCTGATGCAGTAAATAAAACAATGAATAGAAAAAACATTCGTGAATTTGCAGCAGTTGATTTAGGAGTTAAAACTGGTGGATATGAGTTTGTAAGCACTTATGAAGGTTTAGAAAAAGCAGCACAAAAGATGGGTTTCCCTTGTGTTATTAAACCCGTAATGAGCTCTTCAGGTCACGGACAAAGTGTTGCCAAATCTGCAAATGATTTACAAGAGTCTTGGGAAATTGCAAAAGAAGCTAGAGGTGATGCTAGTGAATTAATTGTTGAAGAGTTTATTACTTTTGATTATGAAATCACTATGTTAACAGTAAGAAATGAAAAGCAAACAGTATTTTGTGAACCAATTGGACATATACAGCAAGATGGTGACTTTATTTTCTCATGGCAACCAATGAATATGAGCGAAGAGGCTAAGAAAAAAGCACAAGATATTGCTAAAACTGTTACTGATGGGCTTGGTGGTCGTGGTATTTTTGGTGTAGAGATGTTTGTAAAAGGAAATGAAGTATATTTTTCTGAAGTAAGTCCAAGACCACATGATACAGGAATGGTTACTATGATTACACAAAGTCAGAGTGAATTTGCACTTCATGTACGTGCCGTATTAGGACTGCCTTTAGATTATATTGATTATGGAGCAGGCGCAAGTGCTGCGTATAAAGCAAGAAATGATACATTTAATCCACAAATTGATATTTTTGATCAATCATTTACAAAAGATTCTATTATTAGAGTATTTGGAAAACCACAAAGTCATATAGGAAGAAGAATGGCTGTTGCTTTGACATTTGATAAAGATTCAAGTGATAAAGCCTTACAAAAAGCAAAAGAGATTATTGGAAACTTTGACGACAAATAG
- a CDS encoding glucosaminidase domain-containing protein, whose product MLINKLLFFILLFSSAIFAKGMPKEYFEIKDREKQKIYFFEYIYKLSKNENEKILKERNFVKNILNSNLLNIDTNSDEFLKLLKIKKKYRIKKLYDLKSYMSKIDVIPPALSLSQAAIESGWGKSRFVKEANNIFGHWTYNSKIGMIPKQRNAGAKHFIRVFKTMQASVNAYMLNLNRNNAYKAFHKERYAIRLKNKKPTGLKLSQTMINYSGIAEEYLRILKKVILKNNLKKYDKRFYQQIK is encoded by the coding sequence ATGTTAATAAATAAACTTTTATTCTTTATCTTACTATTTAGCTCAGCTATTTTTGCAAAAGGTATGCCAAAAGAGTATTTTGAGATTAAAGATAGAGAAAAGCAAAAGATTTATTTTTTCGAATATATTTATAAACTAAGTAAAAATGAAAATGAAAAGATTTTAAAAGAAAGAAATTTTGTAAAAAATATATTAAATTCTAACTTATTGAATATTGATACTAATTCAGATGAATTCTTAAAACTTTTAAAAATAAAGAAAAAATACCGAATTAAAAAGCTTTATGATTTAAAATCTTATATGAGTAAAATTGATGTAATTCCTCCAGCGTTGAGTCTATCTCAAGCTGCGATTGAAAGTGGTTGGGGGAAAAGTCGTTTTGTAAAAGAAGCAAATAATATATTCGGGCATTGGACATATAATTCAAAAATTGGAATGATTCCAAAACAAAGAAACGCTGGAGCTAAACACTTTATTAGAGTGTTTAAAACAATGCAAGCCTCAGTTAATGCTTATATGCTAAACCTTAATAGGAATAATGCCTATAAAGCTTTTCATAAAGAAAGATATGCAATAAGATTAAAAAATAAGAAACCAACAGGTCTTAAACTTTCACAAACTATGATAAACTATTCAGGAATTGCAGAAGAATATTTAAGAATTTTAAAAAAAGTAATTTTAAAAAACAATCTAAAGAAATATGATAAAAGATTTTATCAACAAATTAAATAA
- the dapF gene encoding diaminopimelate epimerase, producing the protein MTYTKYSASGNDFVIFHTFTKKDYSQEAIKLCNRTEGIGADGLIVLVPNENADFEWLFYNSDGSDASMCGNGTRACAHYAYTNDLAPSTMNFLTGAGLIKSIVENSIVETQLTAPIVIKEEFKQEGFTWYLVDTGVPHLVTIVDDLEKYDHDLCAKMRYEHNANVNFAKIEDSKDGKVLKVRTYERGVEGETQACGTGMAACFLRANNLNLVKDKTFVYPKSGEELTLSLIDSTIYFKGAVKKVFTTSF; encoded by the coding sequence ATGACATATACAAAATATTCTGCAAGTGGAAATGATTTTGTAATCTTTCATACATTTACAAAAAAAGATTATTCACAAGAAGCTATAAAACTTTGTAATAGAACAGAAGGTATTGGTGCTGATGGCTTAATTGTGCTAGTTCCAAATGAAAATGCAGATTTCGAGTGGTTATTTTACAATAGTGATGGAAGTGATGCTTCAATGTGTGGGAATGGTACGAGAGCTTGTGCACATTATGCGTATACAAATGATTTAGCACCTAGTACTATGAACTTTTTAACTGGTGCAGGTTTAATAAAATCTATTGTTGAAAATTCAATCGTTGAAACACAATTAACAGCTCCAATTGTTATAAAAGAAGAGTTCAAGCAAGAAGGATTCACTTGGTATTTAGTGGATACTGGGGTTCCACATTTGGTAACCATTGTAGATGACTTAGAAAAGTATGACCATGACTTGTGTGCAAAAATGAGATATGAACATAATGCAAATGTTAACTTTGCAAAAATAGAAGATAGTAAAGATGGAAAAGTTTTAAAAGTAAGAACTTATGAAAGAGGTGTTGAAGGTGAAACGCAAGCTTGTGGAACTGGAATGGCAGCTTGTTTTTTAAGAGCAAATAATCTAAATTTAGTAAAAGACAAAACTTTTGTTTACCCAAAAAGTGGGGAAGAACTTACTTTATCTTTGATTGATAGTACTATTTATTTCAAAGGTGCTGTTAAAAAAGTTTTTACTACAAGTTTTTAA
- the coaE gene encoding dephospho-CoA kinase (Dephospho-CoA kinase (CoaE) performs the final step in coenzyme A biosynthesis.) encodes MSKNLFKNAIALTGGISTGKSTVCNILKEHSFSIIDADKIAHKLLDESSNEIASMFGDKYVLDGKVIRKELGKIIFSNEENKLKLEALLHPLIEKQIIEESKLLEEKNKTYFIDIPLFFEKMHYPIPKSLLVYTPKDIQTKRLMNRDNISEDEAKLKMSNQMDIEEKKSLSDLIIDNSKDLRHLENEIKKIIKVTT; translated from the coding sequence ATGAGTAAAAATTTATTTAAAAATGCAATCGCCTTAACAGGTGGAATTTCAACAGGTAAAAGTACTGTTTGTAACATTTTAAAAGAACATAGTTTTTCTATAATTGATGCGGATAAAATTGCACACAAATTATTAGATGAAAGTTCAAATGAAATAGCTTCAATGTTTGGAGACAAATATGTCTTAGATGGAAAAGTAATAAGAAAAGAGCTAGGAAAAATTATATTTTCTAATGAAGAAAATAAATTGAAACTAGAAGCACTTCTTCATCCTTTAATAGAAAAGCAAATTATTGAAGAATCAAAATTATTAGAAGAAAAAAATAAAACATACTTTATAGATATTCCTTTATTTTTTGAAAAAATGCATTATCCAATACCAAAATCTTTACTAGTATATACTCCAAAAGATATACAAACAAAAAGATTAATGAACAGAGATAATATTAGTGAAGATGAAGCAAAATTAAAAATGTCAAATCAAATGGATATTGAAGAAAAAAAGAGCTTATCTGATTTGATAATAGATAACTCAAAAGATTTAAGACATTTAGAAAATGAAATTAAAAAAATTATAAAGGTAACTACATGA
- the purM gene encoding phosphoribosylformylglycinamidine cyclo-ligase: MSTVSYKDAGVDIDAGNQFVENIKPHVKSTMIPGVLGGIGSFAGAFELPQGYKQPVILSGTDGVGTKLKLAIDAKQFDTVGIDLVAMCTNDLLCNFGEPLFFLDYYATAKLEVEEATSVVKGIAEGCIRSECALVGGETAEMPGMYKDGDFDLAGFCVGIAEKEELNRIEKIEVGDTLIALPSSGVHSNGFSLVRKLLLEKLGMSLDDDFQGKPLKDVLLEPTRIYVKEFKANKENINALAHITGGGITENLPRVLPDNLKAVVKRDSIKVLPIFEFMGQHVELEEMYRTFNMGVGMVLVVNPANVDAVLANTDGYVIGEIAAGEKGVEFI, translated from the coding sequence ATGAGCACAGTAAGTTACAAAGACGCAGGCGTTGATATCGATGCAGGAAATCAGTTCGTAGAAAATATTAAACCACATGTTAAATCTACAATGATCCCTGGTGTTCTTGGTGGTATTGGTTCTTTTGCTGGTGCTTTTGAATTACCACAAGGTTACAAACAACCAGTTATTCTATCAGGTACTGATGGTGTTGGAACAAAATTAAAGTTAGCAATTGATGCTAAACAATTTGATACAGTTGGAATTGACTTAGTTGCAATGTGTACAAATGATTTATTATGTAATTTTGGAGAACCATTATTTTTCCTAGATTATTATGCAACTGCAAAACTTGAAGTTGAAGAAGCAACTTCTGTTGTAAAAGGTATTGCTGAAGGATGTATTAGATCTGAGTGTGCACTTGTTGGTGGTGAAACTGCAGAAATGCCAGGAATGTATAAAGACGGCGATTTTGATTTAGCTGGTTTTTGTGTTGGAATTGCAGAAAAAGAAGAGCTAAATAGAATTGAAAAAATTGAAGTAGGAGATACTTTAATTGCCTTACCATCTTCTGGTGTTCATTCAAACGGTTTCTCTCTTGTTAGAAAACTATTATTAGAAAAATTAGGAATGAGTTTAGATGATGATTTCCAAGGTAAGCCTTTAAAAGATGTATTATTAGAGCCAACTAGAATTTATGTAAAAGAATTCAAAGCTAATAAAGAAAATATCAATGCCTTAGCACATATTACAGGTGGTGGAATTACAGAAAACTTACCAAGAGTTTTACCTGATAATTTAAAAGCTGTTGTAAAAAGAGATTCAATTAAAGTATTACCTATTTTTGAATTTATGGGACAACATGTAGAACTTGAAGAAATGTACAGAACATTCAATATGGGTGTTGGTATGGTTTTAGTTGTAAATCCTGCAAATGTTGATGCAGTTCTAGCTAACACTGATGGTTATGTTATTGGTGAAATTGCAGCTGGAGAAAAAGGTGTTGAATTTATTTAA
- a CDS encoding glyceraldehyde 3-phosphate dehydrogenase NAD-binding domain-containing protein, translated as MKTRVLINGIGRIGKAVLKQLMQNKDFDILAINEINPYLENIVYSINYDSTYGALEDKFKIVNKNFIKNSFTKIEVLNFKTLSDIDLSNIDIIIDSSGKKEDIKLLKSLDVQAIFLTHPNSKADINVILGANEKELDYKEHKVISTSSCNATALLPALKLLDDKKQILCADIVTVHPLLNHQRVLDGSFVASETRNVEYNFEFGRSSTQNIIPNKTTTIKACSYVLPKFNSTLISSSSLRVPTDTVGAINVTLFVEKASSKEEIIDIFEEYENNQEFKVMLNNNEPLVSSDFKKEKYTTIIDHRYTDVKNGKMIKLLLWYDNEWGYASKVVDILKFYKDIKKA; from the coding sequence ATGAAAACAAGAGTATTAATAAATGGTATAGGAAGAATTGGAAAAGCTGTTTTAAAACAGCTAATGCAAAATAAAGACTTTGACATCCTAGCTATTAATGAAATAAATCCTTACCTTGAAAATATAGTTTATTCAATAAACTATGATTCAACATATGGAGCTTTAGAGGATAAGTTTAAAATTGTAAATAAGAACTTTATAAAAAATAGTTTTACAAAAATAGAAGTACTTAATTTTAAAACATTAAGTGATATTGATTTATCAAATATTGATATTATAATCGATTCAAGTGGAAAAAAAGAGGATATAAAACTTTTAAAAAGTTTGGATGTCCAAGCTATATTTTTAACACATCCAAACTCAAAAGCTGACATAAATGTAATCTTGGGAGCAAATGAGAAAGAACTAGATTATAAAGAGCATAAAGTAATTTCAACAAGTTCTTGTAATGCAACAGCACTACTTCCCGCACTAAAACTACTTGATGATAAAAAGCAAATATTGTGTGCTGATATTGTTACAGTTCATCCTTTACTAAATCATCAAAGAGTTTTAGATGGAAGTTTTGTTGCTAGTGAGACAAGAAATGTTGAATATAATTTTGAGTTTGGAAGGTCTTCTACACAAAATATTATTCCAAACAAAACTACAACTATAAAAGCTTGTTCATATGTATTACCTAAGTTTAATTCTACTTTAATTTCTTCAAGTTCACTTCGTGTTCCAACTGATACAGTAGGAGCTATAAACGTAACATTATTTGTGGAGAAAGCTTCTTCAAAAGAAGAAATTATCGATATTTTCGAAGAGTATGAAAATAATCAAGAATTTAAAGTAATGCTAAATAATAATGAACCTTTAGTTTCAAGTGATTTTAAAAAAGAAAAATATACAACTATTATTGACCACCGTTATACAGATGTAAAAAATGGAAAAATGATTAAACTTTTACTTTGGTATGATAATGAATGGGGCTATGCATCAAAAGTTGTAGATATTTTAAAGTTTTATAAGGACATAAAAAAAGCCTAA
- a CDS encoding c-type cytochrome, translated as MKTIIVMFIALLGISLQADVENGKKQYLANCAICHTVNGGSAFGKDFNIVSYTRKKEDIKAYIKDPYSNFERFGYSANAMPTLPLKEKDIDDITDYIDSLQPFKVWMKK; from the coding sequence ATGAAAACGATTATCGTTATGTTTATTGCTTTATTAGGAATAAGCCTTCAAGCAGATGTAGAAAATGGAAAAAAACAATATCTAGCAAATTGCGCTATATGTCATACTGTAAATGGTGGAAGTGCATTTGGAAAAGATTTTAATATTGTATCTTATACAAGAAAAAAAGAAGATATTAAGGCTTATATAAAAGATCCTTATTCTAATTTTGAAAGATTTGGTTATAGCGCAAATGCAATGCCAACATTACCTTTAAAAGAAAAAGATATTGATGATATTACAGATTATATAGACTCTTTACAACCGTTTAAAGTGTGGATGAAGAAATAG
- a CDS encoding LysE family transporter, with protein MELNVWLTLLLATIAISISPGAGAVVSMNYGIKYGLKRSYAAIFGLQAGLLIQTFIVVIGLGAIIAKSVLVFTIIKWIGVLYLVYMGLSKIFEKVELAKDGEQIKDYSAKKAFVSATLINVTNPKATVFLVAFIPQFLNPNESLWLQFGIICLTLCVIDIIVMTGYSSMASRLKFLIKDVKAMKIQNRITGAFLIIAAIFMSMTKRA; from the coding sequence ATGGAACTAAATGTTTGGTTAACGCTACTTTTAGCAACTATTGCTATTTCAATCTCTCCTGGAGCAGGGGCTGTTGTTTCAATGAACTATGGAATTAAATATGGTCTTAAAAGATCTTATGCTGCTATTTTTGGATTACAAGCTGGACTTTTAATCCAAACATTTATTGTTGTAATTGGCTTAGGAGCTATTATTGCAAAATCTGTTTTAGTATTTACAATAATTAAATGGATTGGTGTTTTATACTTAGTATATATGGGATTATCTAAAATATTTGAAAAAGTAGAACTGGCCAAAGATGGGGAACAAATAAAAGACTATAGTGCTAAAAAAGCTTTTGTAAGTGCAACTCTTATAAATGTAACTAATCCTAAAGCTACAGTTTTTTTAGTAGCTTTCATACCACAGTTTTTAAATCCTAATGAATCATTATGGCTACAATTTGGAATAATTTGTCTTACTTTATGTGTTATTGATATTATTGTAATGACAGGATACTCTTCTATGGCTTCAAGACTAAAATTTTTAATAAAAGATGTAAAAGCTATGAAAATTCAAAACAGAATAACTGGAGCTTTTTTAATAATTGCAGCTATTTTTATGTCAATGACAAAAAGAGCATAA
- a CDS encoding TetR/AcrR family transcriptional regulator, with the protein MTKKEKILIIAEEEFAKHGYDAVSMNDLVKKLDMNKATIYYHYKDKKSLYQTIVKKAITKSNENIKKIFEQEKENKTLLRDYVNAIILTIKENPNIVPIALRELANFGANIDESFIPFVEEEVSALQKVLDGFDLKEEYKNMNIYAFYSFITGTINSFYGIQMSDLPLGNDEDLKQNSKKTLDFISHFISNIIIDAIVKTRNQNEI; encoded by the coding sequence ATGACAAAAAAAGAGAAAATATTAATCATTGCAGAAGAAGAGTTTGCTAAACATGGTTATGATGCAGTAAGTATGAATGATTTAGTAAAAAAACTTGATATGAATAAAGCTACGATTTATTATCACTATAAAGATAAAAAAAGTTTATATCAGACAATAGTTAAAAAAGCAATTACTAAATCTAATGAAAATATAAAAAAGATATTTGAACAAGAAAAAGAGAATAAAACTCTTTTAAGAGATTATGTAAATGCAATTATTTTAACAATAAAAGAAAATCCTAATATTGTTCCAATTGCTCTGCGAGAATTAGCAAATTTTGGAGCTAATATTGATGAAAGCTTCATTCCTTTTGTTGAAGAAGAAGTTAGTGCTTTACAGAAAGTATTAGATGGTTTTGATTTAAAAGAGGAATATAAAAATATGAATATTTATGCTTTCTATTCTTTTATTACTGGAACTATAAATAGTTTCTATGGCATTCAAATGTCAGACCTTCCTCTTGGAAATGATGAGGATTTAAAACAAAATAGCAAAAAGACTCTAGATTTTATTTCACATTTTATCTCAAATATAATCATAGATGCAATAGTAAAAACAAGGAATCAAAATGAAATATAG
- a CDS encoding efflux RND transporter periplasmic adaptor subunit, with product MKYRILSILVVSAVLLTGCINEKEEVIEKPSTKVVKILDLKNSENFSRSFSYPSEVYAFQDSSLAFEVNGKVVKFYYKEGQKIKKGSVIAKLDDAIYKANYNAARANYNQALADYNRYKKLYESKSVAKIQFEKQRQNLQLTKAAIQVAKKNLDETKLLAEFDGVIAKKMVNDYARITAKQAIVRLQDNSSYKVKFFVPESDIRKVKGELSVEHIESLVDFYITLGNDKDKKYKAKLIDISTTAEKVTRTFEATLQMQVQDSVTILPGMTAQVNVIEKEQHKKRVFIPYKSIFTNTNNSSLIWAVNEDNRVYKQEIKIGNISGDLVEVLSGLDGVSKIVTSGIRFLQNNDEVKAYEKIGE from the coding sequence ATGAAATATAGAATATTATCAATCTTAGTAGTATCAGCAGTATTATTAACTGGATGTATTAATGAAAAAGAAGAGGTGATAGAAAAACCAAGTACAAAAGTTGTAAAAATACTCGATTTAAAAAATAGCGAGAATTTTTCTAGGTCTTTTTCTTATCCTTCTGAAGTTTATGCTTTTCAAGATTCAAGTTTAGCTTTTGAAGTAAATGGAAAAGTTGTAAAGTTTTATTATAAAGAAGGACAAAAGATAAAAAAAGGTTCTGTTATTGCAAAACTTGATGATGCAATATATAAAGCAAACTATAATGCAGCTCGTGCTAATTACAATCAAGCTCTTGCTGATTATAATAGATATAAAAAACTTTATGAATCAAAATCAGTTGCAAAAATACAGTTTGAAAAACAAAGACAAAACCTACAACTTACAAAAGCAGCTATTCAAGTTGCAAAGAAAAATTTAGATGAAACAAAATTGCTTGCTGAGTTTGATGGAGTTATTGCAAAAAAAATGGTTAATGATTATGCAAGAATTACAGCAAAACAAGCAATTGTAAGACTTCAAGATAATTCATCATATAAAGTTAAGTTCTTTGTTCCTGAAAGTGATATTAGAAAAGTAAAAGGCGAGTTAAGTGTAGAGCATATTGAAAGTTTAGTAGATTTTTATATCACTCTTGGAAATGATAAAGATAAAAAATATAAAGCAAAACTAATAGATATTTCAACAACAGCTGAAAAAGTGACTCGAACATTTGAAGCAACCTTGCAAATGCAAGTTCAAGATAGTGTAACAATTTTACCAGGAATGACTGCACAAGTTAATGTAATTGAAAAAGAACAACATAAAAAAAGAGTTTTTATTCCTTATAAATCAATATTTACAAATACAAATAACAGTTCACTTATTTGGGCAGTTAATGAAGATAATAGGGTATATAAACAAGAGATAAAAATAGGAAATATATCTGGCGATTTAGTTGAGGTTTTAAGTGGACTTGATGGTGTATCAAAAATTGTAACATCAGGAATTAGGTTTTTACAAAACAATGATGAGGTAAAAGCTTATGAGAAAATAGGTGAATAA